One window of the Megalops cyprinoides isolate fMegCyp1 chromosome 2, fMegCyp1.pri, whole genome shotgun sequence genome contains the following:
- the LOC118773341 gene encoding 60S ribosomal protein L5-like, producing MGFVKVVKNKSYFKRYQVKFRRRREGKTDYFARKRLVIQDKNKYNTPKYRMIVRFSNRDIICQIAYAKIEGDMIVCAAYSHELPKYGISVGLTNYAAAYCTGLLLARRLLNKFGLDKVYEGQVEVTGDEFNVESIDDQPGAFTCYLDAGLARTTTGNKVFGALKGAVDGGLSIPHSTKRFPGYDPESKEFNAEVHRKHIMGINVSEYMSYLMEEDEEAYKKQFSRFIKNGVTPDSVEEMYKKAHATIRENPVHDKKPKKEVKKKRWNRAKLSLAQRKDRVAQKKASFLRAQEQEAGDS from the exons ATG GGCTTCGTTAAAGTGGTCAAGAATAAGTCCTACTTCAAGAGATACCAGGTGAAGTTCAGAAGGAGGAGAG agggaaagacagactATTTTGCCCGCAAGCGCCTGGTCATCCAAGACAAGAACAAGTACAACACCCCCAAGTACAGGATGATTGTCAGGTTCTCCAACAGGGACATCATCTGCCAG ATCGCCTACGCCAAGATCGAGGGGGACATGATCGTCTGCGCTGCCTACTCCCATGAACTGCCCAAGTACGGGATCTCCGTGGGGCTGACGAACTATGCCGCAGCCTACTGCACTGGGCTGCTGCTGGCCCGCAGG cTGTTGAACAAGTTTGGCCTTGACAAAGTCTACGAGGGCCAGGTGGAGGTGACTGGAGATGAGTTCAACGTGGAGAGCATCGATGACCAGCCTGGGGCTTTCACCTGCTACCTGGATGCTGGGCTTGCCAGAACCACAACTGGCAACAAAGTGTTCGGTGCTCTCAAGGGCGCTGTGGATGGAGGACTGTCCATCCCTCACAG CACCAAGCGGTTCCCTGGCTATGACCCTGAAAGCAAAGAGTTCAACGCAGAGGTCCACCGCAAGCACATCATGGGCATCAACGTGTCCGAGTACATGAGCTACCtgatggaggaggatgaggaggccTACAAGAAGCAGTTCTCCCGCTTCATTAAGAACGGCGTCACCCCTGACTCA GTGGAGGAGATGTACAAAAAGGCTCATGCTACCATCCGTGAGAACCCAGTCCATGATAAGAAGCCCAAGAAAGAAGTCAAAAAGAAGAG GTGGAACCGCGCCAAGCTCTCTCTGGCTCAGAGAAAGGACCGTGTTGCCCAAAAGAAGGCCAGCTTCCTCAGGGCACAAGAACAGGAGGCTGGCGACAGCTAG
- the LOC118773139 gene encoding divergent protein kinase domain 1A-like, protein MARGLLVWAWLKKPFYVQVRFSYLRMKYLFFSWLAVFVGSWVVYVRYSSYTELCQGQKCKDTICDKYRKGVIDGSACSSLCDKDTLYLGKCLSAKPNNQVYTSIWGDLEGVVKCQVEELVHYGLGTEMEPRKEAVLFNKPTKGTSMEKFKEMVLSHLKAKVGEQANLLDLVTLVLSMADSNKDGHISLPEAKSTWALMQLNEFLLMVVLQDKEHTPKLLGFCGDLYVTEKVQYTSLYGITVPWLMELWIPSGVRRSMDQWFTPSWPRKAKISIGLLEFVEDIFHSTFGNFLMCDMSARSFGYNDKHDLKMVDMRKIVPEATFRETMRDRHCETDKDCVYGTDCLTSCDVTKRRCTPEAIRPNLAKACHALKDYLLRGAPSDIREELEKQLYSCLALKGSTEQMEMEHSLILNNLKTLLWKKISHTKDS, encoded by the exons GTGCGTTTCTCCTACCTGCGCATGAAGTACCTCTTCTTTTCCTGGCTGGCAGTGTTTGTCGGCAGCTGGGTGGTGTACGTGCGGTACTCATCTTACACGGAACTGTGCCAAGGACAGAAGTGCAAGGACACTATT tgtgacaaATATAGGAAGGGGGTAATCGATGGCTCAGCCTGCAGTAGCCTCTGTGATAAGGACACGCTTTACCTGGGGAAATGCCTGTCTGCCAAGCCCAACAACCAG GTGTATACCAGCATCTGGGGGGATCTAGAGGGAGTCGTTAAGTGCcaggtggaggagctggtgcACTATGGCCTGGGAACAGAAATGGAGCCCAGGAAAGAGGCTGTGCTCTTCAATAAGCCCACAAAGGGAACCTCCATGGAGAAGTTCAAAGAGATGGTCCTCAGTCACCTGAAG GCAAAGGTGGGCGAGCAGGCAAATCTGCTGGACCTGGTGACTCTGGTGCTGTCAATGGCCGACAGCAACAAGGATGGACACATATCGCTGCCCGAGGCCAAGTCTACCTGGGCCCTGATGCAGCTCAATGAGTTCCTCCTGATGGTTGTGCTGCAGGACAAGGAGCACACGCCCAAGCTGCTTGGCTTCTGTGGGGACCTGTACGTGACAGAGAAGGTGCAGTACACCTCCCTGTATGGGATCACCGTCCCGTGGCTGATGGAGCTCTGGATCCCCTCTGGAGTACGCCGCAGCATGGACCAGTGGTTCACCCCCTCGTGGCCTCGCAAGGCCAAGATCTCCATTGGCTTGCTGGAGTTCGTGGAGGACATCTTCCACAGCACTTTTGGCAACTTCCTCATGTGTGACATGAGCGCCCGCTCCTTCGGCTACAATGACAAGCACGACCTGAAGATGGTGGACATGCGCAAGATTGTGCCGGAGGCCACCTTCAGGGAGACTATGCGCGACCGCCACTGTGAGACTGACAAAGACTGCGTCTACGGCACTGACTGTTTGACGTCCTGTGATGTCACCAAGAGACGCTGCACACCGGAGGCCATCCGGCCAAACCTCGCCAAGGCCTGCCATGCACTGAAGGACTACCTCCTGAGGGGGGCACCTTCAGATATCCgcgaggagctggagaagcagctgtACTCCTGCCTTGCCCTCAAGGGCTCCACCGAACAGATGGAGATGGAACACTCCCTCATTCTGAACAACCTGAAAACCCTGCTGTGGAAAAAGATCTCACACACAAAGGACTCTTAA